In Chloroflexota bacterium, the genomic window GAGACCGTCGGCGCCATCGTCTTCGGCGAGACCAAGCTCGTCAAGGAAGGCGATGAGGTCCGCTCCACCGGCCGCGTGGCTGAGGTCCCCGTGGGCCCAGCCCTGGTGGGCCGCGTGGTCAACGCCCTCGGCCAGCCCATTGACGGCAAAGGCCCCATCAGGGCCGCAAAGACTCGCCCCGTCGAGCGCGTCGCCCCCAACGTTGTCACCCGCAAGTCCGTCAATCGCCCCGTGCAGACGGGCATCAAGTCCATTGACGCCATGATTCCTATCGGCCGCGGCCAGCGCGAGCTCATCATCGGCGACCGCGCCACCGGCAAGTCCGCCATCGCCATTGACACCATCATCAACCAAAAGGGTGGCGACCTCATCTGCATCTATGTCGCCATCGGCCAAAAGGCCTCCAAGGTCCGCCAGACCGTGACGGCCCTGGAGAAGAACGGCGCCATGGCCCACACCATCGTCGTTGCCGCCAACGCCTCCGAGTCCGCTGCGCTCCAGTACCTGGCCCCCTATTCCGGCACCGCCATGGGCGAAGAGTTCATGGAGACCGGCAAGGACGCCCTCATCATCTATGACGACCTCTCCAAGCACGCCTGGGCTTACCGCCAGATGTCCCTCCTCCTCCGCCGCCCCCCGGGCCGCGAAGCCTACCCCGGCGATGTCTTCTACCTCCACAGCCGCCTCCTTGAGCGCTCCGCCCGCGTGGAGAAGGAGTACGGCGGCGGCTCCCTCACAGCCCTCCCCATCATCGAAACCCAGGCCGGCGACGTCTCCGCCTACGTGCCCACCAACGTCATTTCCATCACGGACGGCCAGATCTTCTTGGAGGCCGACCTCTTTAACGCAGGCAATCGCCCTGCCGTGAACGTCGGTATCTCCGTCTCCCGCGTCGGCGGTTCCGCCCAGACCAAGGCCATGAAGAAGGTCGCCGGACGCCTCCGCATTGACCTCGCCCAGTTCCGCGCCTTGGCCGCCTTCGCCCAGTTCGGCACCGGCGACCTGGATGCCGCCACCAAGCGCCAGCTGGAGCGCGGCCAGCGAATGACGGAACTCCTCAAGCAGGGCGTCCAGAGCCCCCTCCCCCTGGCCGATCAAGTCATGGTCGTCTATGCCGGCGTCAACGGCCACCTGGATGACGTGCCGATCTCTAAGGTCACCTCCTTCGAGTCAGCCTTCCTGCGCTTCATGAACACCAACCACCCGGAAGTCGGCAAGTCCATCAAGGAGACGGAAGACCTTTCGGCCGATATGGAGAACAAACTCAAGGCGGCCATAGACGAGGTCAAGAAGACCGTTCCGTACTAAATGACCTGGGTGGCCCATCGCGGTCGCCCGTAGGATGAATCATGGCAAGCGTTAGAGACATACGGCGGCGCATCAAAAGCGTCCGGAACACCGCCAAGATCACCAAGGCGATGGAGATGATTGCCGCCTCCAAGATGCGCCGTGCCCAACAGCGCACCCTAGCCAGCAGGCCCTACGCCCAAAAGATGCGCGCTGTGGTGAGCCACCTTACCGGACAAGCAGGCGACGGCGAAGACACCCACCCTCTGCTCCAGCGTCGTGAGGTGAAGAACATCCTCTTGGTGCACATCACCCCGGACCGCGGCCTCACCGGCGGCTTGAACGGCAACCTGAACCGCAGGGCTGCTCAGCATATCTTGGAAGAGAAGCGTTCCAT contains:
- a CDS encoding F0F1 ATP synthase subunit alpha produces the protein ETVGAIVFGETKLVKEGDEVRSTGRVAEVPVGPALVGRVVNALGQPIDGKGPIRAAKTRPVERVAPNVVTRKSVNRPVQTGIKSIDAMIPIGRGQRELIIGDRATGKSAIAIDTIINQKGGDLICIYVAIGQKASKVRQTVTALEKNGAMAHTIVVAANASESAALQYLAPYSGTAMGEEFMETGKDALIIYDDLSKHAWAYRQMSLLLRRPPGREAYPGDVFYLHSRLLERSARVEKEYGGGSLTALPIIETQAGDVSAYVPTNVISITDGQIFLEADLFNAGNRPAVNVGISVSRVGGSAQTKAMKKVAGRLRIDLAQFRALAAFAQFGTGDLDAATKRQLERGQRMTELLKQGVQSPLPLADQVMVVYAGVNGHLDDVPISKVTSFESAFLRFMNTNHPEVGKSIKETEDLSADMENKLKAAIDEVKKTVPY